Proteins encoded within one genomic window of Pedosphaera parvula Ellin514:
- a CDS encoding YbaB/EbfC family nucleoid-associated protein, with protein sequence MSSIGKLMKQAARMQQQMEEIQAQLAARTVEATSGGGAVKVVARCDGTLASIKVDPQALNPADAQLVEDMILTATNQALAQAKDISNKEMGKVTSGFNLPGLT encoded by the coding sequence ATGTCGAGCATTGGCAAACTAATGAAACAGGCTGCGCGTATGCAGCAGCAGATGGAAGAAATTCAAGCCCAATTGGCCGCCCGCACAGTCGAGGCGACGAGCGGAGGCGGAGCCGTAAAAGTGGTTGCGAGATGTGATGGGACCCTGGCTTCGATCAAAGTGGATCCACAGGCTTTGAATCCCGCGGATGCGCAATTGGTCGAGGACATGATTCTGACTGCGACCAACCAGGCGCTGGCCCAGGCCAAGGATATTTCCAACAAGGAAATGGGCAAGGTCACCTCCGGTTTCAATCTGCCCGGTTTGACCTAA